The following coding sequences lie in one Lysobacter capsici genomic window:
- the mmsB gene encoding 3-hydroxyisobutyrate dehydrogenase: MTRIAFIGLGNMGGPMAANLLKAGFEVQVFDLSVAAVGSAVAAGAHAAASATAAVAGAQIVISMLPASRHVEGLYLGDTGILAAIEPGALVIDCSTIAPASAQKVAAAAAERGVAMIDAPVSGGTAGAAAGTLTFIVGGDVDALERARPILQAMGKNIFHVGASGAGQVAKLCNNMALGVIMAVTGEALALGVAHGLDAKVLSQMMAVSTSRSWATEVCNPWPGVLENSPASRGYSGGFGNDLMLKDLGLAAEAAMGVGASIPLGELARNLYAMNSRAGHGGLDFSSVVKLVAPDA; this comes from the coding sequence ATGACCCGTATCGCTTTCATCGGTCTTGGCAACATGGGCGGCCCGATGGCCGCGAACCTGCTCAAGGCCGGCTTCGAAGTGCAGGTGTTCGACCTGAGCGTCGCCGCGGTCGGCAGTGCGGTGGCCGCGGGCGCGCATGCGGCCGCCAGCGCGACGGCCGCAGTGGCCGGCGCGCAGATCGTGATCTCGATGCTGCCGGCGAGCCGGCATGTCGAAGGGCTGTATCTCGGCGACACCGGCATTCTCGCGGCGATCGAACCGGGCGCCCTGGTCATCGATTGCAGCACCATCGCGCCGGCGTCGGCGCAGAAAGTCGCGGCCGCCGCGGCGGAGCGGGGCGTGGCGATGATCGACGCGCCGGTTTCCGGCGGCACCGCGGGCGCGGCGGCCGGTACGTTGACCTTCATCGTCGGCGGCGACGTCGATGCGCTGGAACGCGCGCGGCCGATCCTGCAGGCGATGGGCAAGAACATTTTCCACGTCGGCGCGAGCGGCGCCGGGCAAGTCGCCAAGCTGTGCAACAACATGGCGTTGGGCGTGATCATGGCGGTGACCGGCGAAGCGCTCGCGCTCGGCGTCGCGCATGGCCTGGATGCGAAAGTGCTGTCGCAGATGATGGCGGTCAGCACCAGCCGCAGTTGGGCGACCGAGGTGTGCAACCCGTGGCCGGGAGTGCTCGAAAATTCCCCGGCATCGCGCGGCTACAGCGGCGGTTTCGGCAACGACCTCATGCTCAAGGATCTCGGCTTGGCCGCCGAAGCCGCGATGGGCGTCGGCGCATCGATTCCGCTGGGCGAACTGGCGCGCAATCTGTACGCGATGAACAGCCGCGCTGGCCACGGCGGCCTGGATTTCTCCAGCGTGGTCAAGCTGGTGGCGCCGGACGCATGA
- a CDS encoding TonB-dependent receptor plug domain-containing protein — protein MNRLTLAIGLALSAGPLCANDAPAAAQTPASAPSASVYTYDPVKVIGQRLFPYQEGLVLDRAYIDEQIRGNGDIGSLLRINPNVQFDETSRTSRNMGEIRPADISINGGLYYQNSFLLDGASFNNDLDPVGPSSPANIQDVPSHTQGIALDTSLIGSLTVYDSNVPAAYGGFNGGVVEAESRKARDAFSGSVALRMARSAWNEAHIAEPALGDFQQSATEAQQPNYDKYELRATLEGRSHNGLGLIGNIVRTRSVIPLRGYTAGRSSASDDNQKEQVRENTSASLRADWSNGEGLELGASVTYAPTDERYFIINAKNGFYDLKQGGPVTSLRINWQRGAWTWRNSLSYSQLDSSRRSEVDYWKSWARSSQMDWGVTTLSAEGSWGNIDQSDRSIGYKLSLEREALRWGRSEHRVQYGLEYRDRKAEYHRLNDHYSWLDPVATNTCTDRLGAVDTNGCSLSPVLATGNGVVKGRGQYFSRRAIYREGYFGASNREWSVFAQDDVRLGRWSLRPGVRVDGDSLMGKTTVAPRLAMSWDAFGDRDTLFTAGLNRYYGRSFFSYKLREGRESLQLEQRRTSNLIWTDVRQYPTNYRFDQLRIPYSDEVSAGVNQRWAGLDLNLKYVRRENRDEVLRESIPSLDTSGQYATRISRYTNRGQSRSQTYTLSVGPSTPLRWAGSVTNAQLAFDYTDVRRNYNDYETAYSDAFDDTVRYDGKIMRRWDIPAREFNRPWTARLATQTRLPAAGLLWSNFLRYRGGYRGLRQSGNEIYQGESIAVIEEIAYPKSWTWDTSVEWSLDLPHRQETYARIEVQNLTNRANLISSASATATYYEPGRSYWLELGYRF, from the coding sequence ATGAATCGTCTGACCCTGGCCATCGGCCTGGCGCTGTCGGCTGGCCCGCTGTGCGCGAACGACGCGCCGGCCGCTGCGCAAACACCCGCCTCTGCGCCCTCTGCTTCCGTCTACACCTACGATCCGGTCAAGGTGATCGGCCAACGCCTGTTTCCGTATCAGGAAGGCCTGGTGCTGGACCGCGCGTACATCGACGAACAGATCCGCGGCAACGGCGACATCGGCAGCCTGCTGCGGATCAATCCGAACGTGCAGTTCGACGAGACCTCGCGCACCTCGCGCAACATGGGCGAGATCCGGCCGGCCGACATCAGCATCAACGGCGGCTTGTACTACCAGAACTCGTTCCTGCTCGACGGCGCCAGTTTCAACAACGACCTCGATCCGGTCGGCCCGTCCTCGCCCGCGAATATCCAGGACGTGCCGAGCCATACCCAGGGCATCGCGCTCGACACCAGCCTGATCGGCAGCCTCACCGTCTACGACAGCAACGTGCCGGCGGCTTACGGCGGCTTCAACGGCGGCGTGGTCGAGGCCGAAAGCCGCAAGGCGCGCGATGCGTTCTCCGGCAGCGTGGCGCTGCGCATGGCGCGCTCGGCCTGGAACGAAGCGCATATCGCCGAACCGGCGCTCGGCGATTTCCAGCAGTCGGCGACCGAAGCGCAACAGCCCAACTACGACAAGTACGAACTGCGCGCGACCCTCGAAGGCCGCAGCCACAACGGCCTGGGCCTGATCGGCAACATCGTGCGCACGCGCTCGGTGATTCCGCTGCGCGGCTACACCGCCGGGCGCAGCAGCGCGAGCGACGACAACCAGAAGGAGCAAGTACGCGAAAACACCAGCGCCAGCCTGCGCGCGGACTGGAGCAACGGCGAAGGTTTGGAGCTCGGCGCCAGCGTGACCTACGCGCCGACCGACGAGCGCTATTTCATCATCAACGCCAAGAACGGCTTCTACGACCTCAAACAAGGCGGCCCGGTCACCAGCCTCCGGATCAATTGGCAACGCGGCGCCTGGACCTGGCGCAATTCGCTCAGCTATAGCCAGCTCGACAGCTCGCGCCGCAGCGAGGTCGATTACTGGAAATCCTGGGCGCGTTCCAGCCAGATGGACTGGGGTGTGACCACGCTCAGCGCCGAAGGCAGCTGGGGCAATATCGACCAGAGCGATCGCAGCATCGGCTACAAGCTGAGCCTGGAACGCGAGGCGCTGCGCTGGGGCCGCAGCGAGCACCGTGTGCAATACGGCCTGGAATACCGCGACCGCAAGGCCGAGTACCACCGCCTCAACGATCACTACAGCTGGCTGGACCCGGTCGCGACCAACACCTGCACCGATCGCCTCGGCGCGGTCGATACCAATGGCTGCTCGCTGTCGCCGGTGCTGGCGACCGGCAACGGCGTGGTCAAGGGACGCGGCCAATACTTCAGCCGCCGCGCCATCTATCGCGAAGGCTACTTCGGCGCGAGCAACCGCGAATGGAGCGTGTTCGCCCAGGACGACGTACGCCTGGGCCGCTGGAGCTTGCGTCCGGGCGTGCGCGTGGACGGCGACAGCCTGATGGGCAAGACCACGGTCGCGCCGCGACTGGCGATGTCCTGGGATGCGTTCGGCGATCGCGACACCTTGTTCACCGCCGGCCTCAACCGCTACTACGGCCGCAGTTTCTTCAGCTACAAACTGCGCGAAGGCCGCGAGAGCCTGCAACTGGAGCAACGCCGCACCAGCAATCTGATCTGGACCGACGTGCGTCAGTACCCGACCAATTACCGCTTCGATCAGCTGCGCATTCCCTACAGCGACGAGGTCTCCGCGGGCGTCAACCAGCGTTGGGCCGGGCTGGATCTCAACCTGAAGTACGTGCGCCGCGAGAACCGCGACGAAGTGCTGCGCGAATCGATCCCGAGCCTGGACACCAGCGGCCAGTACGCGACCCGCATCAGCCGCTACACCAATCGCGGCCAAAGCCGCAGCCAGACCTATACGCTCAGCGTCGGCCCGTCGACGCCGCTGCGCTGGGCCGGCAGCGTCACCAATGCGCAACTCGCGTTCGACTACACCGACGTGCGCCGCAACTACAACGACTACGAGACCGCCTACAGCGACGCCTTCGACGACACCGTGCGCTACGACGGCAAGATCATGCGGCGCTGGGACATCCCGGCGCGCGAGTTCAACCGGCCGTGGACCGCGCGCCTGGCCACGCAGACCCGATTGCCCGCAGCCGGCCTGTTGTGGAGCAACTTCCTGCGTTATCGCGGCGGTTATCGCGGGCTGCGCCAGAGCGGCAACGAAATCTATCAGGGCGAATCGATCGCGGTGATCGAGGAAATCGCGTACCCGAAAAGCTGGACCTGGGACACCAGCGTGGAATGGAGCCTGGACCTGCCGCATCGGCAGGAAACCTATGCGCGCATCGAAGTGCAGAACCTGACCAACCGCGCCAACCTGATCAGCAGCGCCAGCGCGACGGCCACTTATTACGAACCCGGCCGCTCGTACTGGCTGGAACTTGGGTATCGGTTCTGA
- a CDS encoding epoxyqueuosine reductase QueH, translating into MSGERKRLTLPGEGGKLLLHSCCAPCSGELMEAFVESQIDYTVFFYNPNIHPVKEYELRKEENIRFAQKHGVPFVDADYDTDNWFARAKGMENEPERGIRCTMCFDMRFERSALYAHEHGFPVMTTSLGISRWKNMQQINDSGRRAVAPYPQLSYWDYNWRKDGGSQRMIEISKREQFYQQEYCGCVYSLRDTNRHRKAQGRERIKLGVMFYGEDGGHEPEAK; encoded by the coding sequence ATGAGCGGCGAGCGCAAGCGCCTGACCTTGCCGGGCGAGGGCGGCAAACTGCTGCTGCACTCGTGCTGCGCGCCGTGTTCGGGCGAGTTGATGGAGGCTTTCGTCGAGTCGCAGATCGACTACACGGTGTTCTTCTACAACCCGAACATCCACCCGGTGAAGGAGTACGAACTGCGCAAGGAGGAAAACATCCGCTTCGCGCAGAAACACGGCGTGCCCTTCGTCGATGCCGACTACGACACCGACAACTGGTTTGCCCGCGCCAAGGGCATGGAGAACGAACCCGAGCGCGGCATCCGCTGCACCATGTGCTTCGACATGCGCTTCGAACGCAGCGCGCTGTACGCGCACGAGCACGGATTCCCGGTGATGACCACCTCGCTGGGCATTTCGCGCTGGAAGAACATGCAGCAGATCAACGACTCCGGCCGCCGCGCGGTCGCGCCGTATCCGCAGTTGAGCTACTGGGACTACAACTGGCGCAAGGACGGCGGCAGCCAGCGCATGATCGAGATTAGCAAGCGCGAGCAGTTCTACCAGCAGGAATACTGCGGCTGCGTGTACTCGCTGCGCGACACCAACCGCCATCGCAAGGCGCAGGGCCGCGAGCGGATCAAGCTCGGGGTCATGTTCTACGGCGAAGACGGCGGCCACGAACCCGAGGCCAAGTAA
- a CDS encoding helix-turn-helix domain-containing protein: MTNAPHQEFANRLHQALDFSGFAKGRARTGALSAYYDVSRETARKWLVGLALPELERMLQIAVQQHVSFEWLATGRGTIEGKSLSVRENAAKYSDPDELRLMGLMRKLSRKKRRALIELLDGN, from the coding sequence ATGACCAACGCTCCCCATCAAGAATTCGCCAATCGGCTGCACCAGGCGCTCGACTTCTCCGGATTCGCCAAAGGCCGAGCCCGCACCGGTGCCCTATCCGCCTACTACGACGTCAGCCGCGAGACCGCTCGCAAATGGCTGGTCGGCCTGGCGCTGCCGGAACTCGAACGCATGCTGCAGATCGCGGTGCAGCAGCACGTGAGCTTCGAGTGGCTCGCCACCGGCCGCGGCACGATCGAAGGCAAATCGCTGTCGGTGCGCGAAAACGCGGCCAAATACAGCGATCCCGACGAGCTGCGGCTGATGGGCCTGATGCGCAAGCTGTCGCGCAAGAAGCGTCGCGCGCTGATCGAACTGCTCGACGGCAACTGA
- a CDS encoding cytochrome-c peroxidase codes for MRALMRSLLSPSADSPPSPATRPRLRFAALAAPWLLGAGVISAVSWATASSAQDVDAMRGAQSPSLAQCRERIAVSGAQIDRDCLRRVYNLPIEQWPRPQLEPGALWSEFAPLPKAAPYPADNPPSAEKLALGRRLFEDPRLSGSGQIACASCHDRELGWGDGRSVPFGHDRRSGRRNAISIAMSGLSQPLFWDGRAQTLEAQALHPIIDPREMAAKPSLVLKRLRRDADYPKAFAAAFGSSRIDMDQVSKALATFQRSLLPRANRFDRFLEGRRDLLDDRQLWGLHLFRTRAGCMNCHSGASLSDQSFHNLGLHFYGRKLQDLGRYEVTGLASDTGKFKTPSLRNVARTGPWMHNGRFANLRGVMNLYNAGMPRPQPTAAQVGDPLFPQPDPLLKPLDLHRAELDAIVAYLETL; via the coding sequence GTGCGCGCGTTGATGCGCTCGCTGCTTTCGCCAAGCGCGGATTCGCCGCCCTCGCCGGCGACGCGGCCGCGTCTGCGTTTCGCCGCCTTGGCCGCGCCGTGGCTGCTTGGCGCGGGCGTCATCAGCGCGGTGTCGTGGGCGACAGCGAGTTCGGCGCAGGACGTCGACGCCATGCGCGGCGCGCAATCGCCCAGCCTGGCCCAATGCCGCGAACGCATCGCGGTCAGCGGCGCGCAGATCGATCGCGACTGCCTGCGCCGCGTCTACAACCTGCCGATCGAACAATGGCCGCGGCCGCAGCTCGAACCCGGCGCGCTGTGGTCGGAATTCGCACCGCTGCCGAAAGCCGCGCCGTATCCGGCCGACAATCCGCCCAGCGCGGAAAAACTCGCGCTCGGGCGACGGCTGTTCGAAGATCCGCGCTTGTCGGGTTCCGGCCAGATCGCCTGCGCGAGCTGCCACGATCGCGAGCTGGGCTGGGGCGACGGCCGCAGCGTGCCGTTCGGCCACGATCGCCGCAGCGGCCGCCGCAACGCGATCTCGATCGCGATGAGCGGCCTGTCGCAGCCGCTGTTCTGGGACGGCCGCGCGCAGACCCTGGAAGCTCAGGCGCTGCATCCGATCATCGATCCGCGCGAAATGGCGGCCAAACCGTCGCTGGTGTTGAAGCGATTGCGCCGCGACGCCGATTACCCGAAGGCGTTCGCCGCCGCGTTCGGCTCATCGCGCATCGACATGGATCAGGTGAGCAAGGCGCTGGCCACGTTTCAACGCAGCCTGCTGCCGCGCGCCAATCGCTTCGACCGGTTCCTGGAAGGTCGCCGCGACCTGCTCGACGATCGCCAGCTGTGGGGCCTGCATCTGTTCCGCACCCGCGCCGGCTGCATGAACTGCCACAGCGGCGCGAGCCTGAGCGATCAGTCGTTCCACAACCTCGGCCTGCATTTCTACGGCCGCAAACTGCAGGACCTGGGGCGTTACGAGGTCACCGGCCTGGCCAGCGATACCGGCAAGTTCAAGACGCCGTCGCTGCGCAACGTGGCCAGGACCGGGCCGTGGATGCACAACGGCCGCTTCGCCAATCTGCGCGGGGTGATGAATCTTTACAACGCCGGCATGCCCAGGCCGCAGCCGACCGCGGCGCAAGTCGGCGATCCGCTGTTTCCGCAACCCGATCCGCTGCTCAAGCCGCTGGACCTGCATCGCGCTGAGCTCGATGCGATCGTGGCGTACCTGGAAACGCTGTAG